A region of Lycium barbarum isolate Lr01 chromosome 3, ASM1917538v2, whole genome shotgun sequence DNA encodes the following proteins:
- the LOC132633719 gene encoding uncharacterized protein LOC132633719 isoform X1 encodes MQADRVWNLEKNKKIMVELNGDGQGSDNGSNLLVRFLGKLSQKSIICPISVERWDRMPDAKNRLQWQLIEENFEFDYAVGIKWVMHTLRDRWRAYKYTLRNKTFYPNKSKEEILANPPEYVDSIEWAAFVHHYQEEKMKKQSEQNTRNRSKLKVPHAGGSKSNARRGRQMEKKHGRPVCRSEVILSTLLKKNGNYVNEEGKIIADKISEHLSQDQEHAATLGVPLKILAHPNDAIGKVYGAEHSGRVRGLGGNICPSTAFGMPKHSISHANLGGSSNMSHLRVEDLEKHVGTLKEKLIGYEQTKEKLEDTKEQLVETKERLAQNENHLATLHRFLQAKFGSELPSFNLDSS; translated from the exons ATGCAAGCAGATCGAGTTTGGAacttggaaaaaaataaaaaaattatggtGGAACTCAACGGGGATGGACAAGGAAGTGATAATGGTTCAAACTTGCTTGTTAgatttcttggcaaactttctcaaAAGTCAATAATTTGTCCAATATCAGTTGAGAGATGGGATAGAATGCCAGACGCGAAAAATCGCCTACAGTGGCAGCTTATTGAG GagaattttgagtttgattaTGCTGTTGGAATTAAATGGGTGATGCATACTTTACGCGATAGATGGAGGGCCTATAAATATACATTAAGAAATAAAACCTTCTACCCTAACAAAAGTAAGGAAGAGATACTTGCTAATCCTCCGGAATACGTGGATTCTATTGAGTGGGCTGCTTTTGTGCATCACTAtcaagaagagaagatgaag AAACAAAGTGAACAAAATACAAGAAATCGAAGTAAACTTAAAGTCCCGCATGCCGGTGGTAGCAAAAGCAATGCAAGGAGAGGTCGTCAAATG GAGAAAAAACATGGAAGGCCTGTGTGCCGAAGTGAGGTTATTTTGTCAACTTTACTGAAAAAGAATGGCAACTATGTGAATGAAGAAGGGAAGATTATAGCT GATAAAATATCGGAGCATCTATCTCAAGATCAAGAACATGCTGCCACTTTAGGTGTTCCGTTGAAGATATTGGCTCATCCTAATGATGCTATTGGAAAAGTATATGGAGCTGAACATTCTGGTCGTGTGCGTGGTTTGGGTGGTAATATTTGCCCCTCGACTGCTTTTGGAATGCCTAAACATTCAATTAGTCATGCGAATCTTGGTGGTTCTAGTAATATGTCTCATCTACGTGTTGAAGACCTAGAGAAGCATGTAGGAACCTTGAAAGAGAAGCTCATTGGATATGAACAGACCAAAGAAAAACTTGAGGATACCAAGGAACAACTTGTGGAGACCAAGGAACGGCTTGCGCAAAATGAGAATCACTTGGCAACTCTTCATAGGTTTTTACAAGCTAAATTTGGTAGTGAGTTGCCTAGTTTCAACTTAGATTCTTCTTAG
- the LOC132633719 gene encoding uncharacterized protein LOC132633719 isoform X2, protein MQADRVWNLEKNKKIMVELNGDGQGSDNGSNLLVRFLGKLSQKSIICPISVERWDRMPDAKNRLQWQLIEENFEFDYAVGIKWVMHTLRDRWRAYKYTLRNKTFYPNKSKEEILANPPEYVDSIEWAAFVHHYQEEKMKKQSEQNTRNRSKLKVPHAGGSKSNARRGRQMDKISEHLSQDQEHAATLGVPLKILAHPNDAIGKVYGAEHSGRVRGLGGNICPSTAFGMPKHSISHANLGGSSNMSHLRVEDLEKHVGTLKEKLIGYEQTKEKLEDTKEQLVETKERLAQNENHLATLHRFLQAKFGSELPSFNLDSS, encoded by the exons ATGCAAGCAGATCGAGTTTGGAacttggaaaaaaataaaaaaattatggtGGAACTCAACGGGGATGGACAAGGAAGTGATAATGGTTCAAACTTGCTTGTTAgatttcttggcaaactttctcaaAAGTCAATAATTTGTCCAATATCAGTTGAGAGATGGGATAGAATGCCAGACGCGAAAAATCGCCTACAGTGGCAGCTTATTGAG GagaattttgagtttgattaTGCTGTTGGAATTAAATGGGTGATGCATACTTTACGCGATAGATGGAGGGCCTATAAATATACATTAAGAAATAAAACCTTCTACCCTAACAAAAGTAAGGAAGAGATACTTGCTAATCCTCCGGAATACGTGGATTCTATTGAGTGGGCTGCTTTTGTGCATCACTAtcaagaagagaagatgaag AAACAAAGTGAACAAAATACAAGAAATCGAAGTAAACTTAAAGTCCCGCATGCCGGTGGTAGCAAAAGCAATGCAAGGAGAGGTCGTCAAATG GATAAAATATCGGAGCATCTATCTCAAGATCAAGAACATGCTGCCACTTTAGGTGTTCCGTTGAAGATATTGGCTCATCCTAATGATGCTATTGGAAAAGTATATGGAGCTGAACATTCTGGTCGTGTGCGTGGTTTGGGTGGTAATATTTGCCCCTCGACTGCTTTTGGAATGCCTAAACATTCAATTAGTCATGCGAATCTTGGTGGTTCTAGTAATATGTCTCATCTACGTGTTGAAGACCTAGAGAAGCATGTAGGAACCTTGAAAGAGAAGCTCATTGGATATGAACAGACCAAAGAAAAACTTGAGGATACCAAGGAACAACTTGTGGAGACCAAGGAACGGCTTGCGCAAAATGAGAATCACTTGGCAACTCTTCATAGGTTTTTACAAGCTAAATTTGGTAGTGAGTTGCCTAGTTTCAACTTAGATTCTTCTTAG